The nucleotide sequence ATAGGCATTGCTTTTGGGTCGATCACTAACTCATCTAAACGTCGATCGACAAGCTGTCCTGCATTTACCGTGGCTTGAATGACCTCAATAGATGTTTCGGTATAGGTAATCTTTTCTTTCTTTAAAGCTGCCTCAAACTTATCTGCAGAGTCTCTTTGAATGATAGAGAAGTCATGTGGTATATGATCTTTTGCTGTTTTCTCTGCTGAATAATAAGAGATATACGCAAGGCATAGCAATGCGATTGATAGAGCGGATACCGTCGTAATAATGGTTAATAGCAGCGCGTTAGATTTCATGCGAAACATAACAGATGCAAGTGACATCACTTCATTAATAGATAAATAACCGTCTTTTCGTTTTCTTATCACGTTAAAAATAAAGCTGACAGAACCTTTATAAAAGAGATAGGTTCCTAAAATGACAGATGCTAGTATGACGATCATGGCTCCAAATAACTCAGGCATCGTTGTAAAGTCCCCGCTAAAAAGTTTAGAGGAAATGTAATAACCCGTTATGATGAAGATCAATCCTAAGACACCCATAGTGATTTCCCAGACAGAAAGTTTTTTCACTTTGCCCTCCGTTAAGGAAATGACACGGAACAAAGCGAGAATACTTTGCTTTTTTATAAAGATGTAGTTCGTTAGCATAATTAACAGGTAGATGGCAGAAAAAACAATAACCGTCTGAACAAGAGCTTGTGTTGAAAAACGTAGAGATGCGATCGCATCAACACCTGTTGTTTTAAACAAGACCAAGATGATTAATTTCGAAAAAGAAAATCCAGCGAAAATACCAATGCATAATGAACCAAAATAGAGAATGAGGTTTTCAATTGATAAAATCCGGAATATTTTACTTTTCGTCATGCCGATTAACTGAAACAATCCAATTTCTTTACTCCGCCTCTTAATAAAGATGGTATTGGCGTATAAAAGAAAGATGCTAACAATGACAACAAGCAAGATAGAGGCTGCACGTATGGATGCTTCT is from Fictibacillus sp. b24 and encodes:
- a CDS encoding ABC transporter permease, whose translation is MNINQLIFRNIKKNLRNYYLYVFALIFSSALYFAFVTLQYDPSMDSVEGSVKGEASIRAASILLVVIVSIFLLYANTIFIKRRSKEIGLFQLIGMTKSKIFRILSIENLILYFGSLCIGIFAGFSFSKLIILVLFKTTGVDAIASLRFSTQALVQTVIVFSAIYLLIMLTNYIFIKKQSILALFRVISLTEGKVKKLSVWEITMGVLGLIFIITGYYISSKLFSGDFTTMPELFGAMIVILASVILGTYLFYKGSVSFIFNVIRKRKDGYLSINEVMSLASVMFRMKSNALLLTIITTVSALSIALLCLAYISYYSAEKTAKDHIPHDFSIIQRDSADKFEAALKKEKITYTETSIEVIQATVNAGQLVDRRLDELVIDPKAMPIPLISDTSVEWIDVSPEETVFTGYNDLLQKFMPLKNSGTIQIKGKTEVISQRYDGLRQEHPVSWFFTGGGVPVAIVDDIVFKRIKKDMDPKVQKESNLYIGVNIKDNEKLEKANELFKATGTYEKLYNESRYEISNNQKKNMGLMMFIVGFLGLTFLITSGCILYFKQMDEGESEKPNYTILRKLGYTQGDLLKGIQYKQLFNFGIPLMIGLLHSYFAVQSGWFLFGAEVWTPMFIVMVVYTVLYSIFGLLSVLYYKKVINEAL